One Streptomyces hundungensis DNA segment encodes these proteins:
- a CDS encoding DUF4097 family beta strand repeat-containing protein — protein sequence MGFHCRTALLATVGAGVVALALTGCASSDPANAPVEHKNFAFAGKALTIEGSSSTVVVRSADVRDVEVARQVDGWVAFGSGPDADWRLEQGTLSLSVKCSGAVKDCGARHEVTVPRGVAVTVRSDDGRIEASGFDTPLTIASDNGRVSVTNSSGPLDLTSHNGRIEGEGLRAKTVRAASDSGRVSLAFAVVPDSVEATSDDGRVDLAVPKDTYKVTAGSDDGRVAVTVARSDSSTHALTARSDNGRVTVRNG from the coding sequence ATGGGTTTTCACTGTCGCACCGCGCTGCTCGCCACCGTCGGGGCCGGCGTCGTCGCCCTTGCGCTGACGGGGTGCGCGAGTTCTGATCCCGCGAACGCGCCCGTGGAGCACAAGAACTTCGCCTTCGCCGGGAAGGCGCTGACCATCGAGGGCAGTAGCTCCACCGTCGTGGTGCGGTCGGCGGACGTGCGGGACGTCGAGGTCGCGCGGCAGGTCGACGGCTGGGTCGCCTTCGGCAGCGGGCCCGATGCCGACTGGCGGCTCGAACAGGGCACGCTCAGCCTCTCCGTGAAGTGCAGCGGGGCCGTCAAGGACTGCGGCGCCCGCCACGAGGTGACCGTGCCGCGCGGGGTCGCCGTGACCGTGCGCAGCGACGACGGACGGATCGAGGCCAGCGGGTTCGACACCCCGCTGACGATCGCCTCCGACAACGGGCGGGTCAGCGTCACCAACTCCTCCGGCCCCCTGGACCTCACCTCGCACAACGGGCGGATCGAGGGCGAGGGCCTCCGAGCGAAGACCGTCCGGGCCGCCTCCGACAGCGGCCGGGTGAGCCTGGCCTTCGCCGTCGTACCGGACAGCGTGGAGGCCACCAGTGACGACGGGCGCGTCGACCTCGCCGTGCCGAAGGACACCTACAAGGTCACCGCCGGCTCCGACGACGGCCGCGTCGCAGTCACCGTCGCCCGCTCCGATTCCAGTACGCATGCCCTGACCGCCCGCAGCGACAACGGCCGGGTCACCGTTCGCAACGGGTAA
- a CDS encoding helix-turn-helix transcriptional regulator, with protein MRAARLYANLTQEKVALRAGIDRATYNRIEQGHSSPGLDILILIADAIGVPLADLVRQ; from the coding sequence ATCCGCGCCGCACGTCTCTACGCGAACCTCACGCAAGAGAAGGTCGCCTTGCGCGCCGGCATAGACCGGGCGACGTACAACCGCATCGAGCAGGGCCACAGTTCGCCGGGCCTCGACATCCTCATCCTGATTGCCGACGCCATCGGCGTACCCCTGGCAGACCTAGTGCGGCAGTAG